One segment of Terriglobia bacterium DNA contains the following:
- a CDS encoding WecB/TagA/CpsF family glycosyltransferase yields MSAVAKRNILGVLIDDADAKTATDMVIGAAHRGGPFSVSAIAVHGVMEGVLDPTHLYRLNSLELVVADGQPVRWALNHLHSAGLRERVYGPNLMLSVLGRAEQEKLAVYLYGSSADVLSLLTANLQRRFPGLIIAGTSPSTFGKITAEDADRIGEKIRQSGARIVFVGLGCPRQEVWAYEFRHRVKLPILAVGAAFPFAAGTLRQAPQWMQDRGLEWLFRLSTEPRRLWRRYLLLSPAYLFLIACQWLGFHFHATGKPPASEVLYG; encoded by the coding sequence ACCGCCACTGACATGGTGATTGGCGCCGCCCATCGTGGCGGCCCTTTTAGTGTCTCCGCGATTGCCGTACATGGAGTCATGGAAGGTGTGCTCGACCCAACACACCTTTATCGCTTGAACAGTCTTGAACTGGTGGTGGCAGACGGTCAACCGGTGCGTTGGGCACTGAATCATCTCCACTCGGCCGGCCTGCGTGAACGCGTCTACGGCCCTAACCTGATGTTGTCAGTTCTTGGCCGCGCGGAGCAGGAAAAACTTGCAGTTTACCTCTACGGAAGCTCAGCGGATGTTCTTTCTCTTCTAACTGCCAACCTGCAACGGAGATTCCCCGGACTTATTATTGCCGGAACAAGTCCTTCAACCTTCGGGAAAATTACCGCTGAAGATGCCGACCGTATTGGCGAGAAGATCAGGCAGTCAGGCGCGCGCATCGTCTTTGTTGGTCTGGGCTGCCCACGCCAGGAGGTATGGGCGTATGAATTCAGACACCGCGTGAAGCTACCTATTCTCGCGGTCGGCGCTGCTTTTCCATTTGCTGCTGGAACGTTGCGACAAGCGCCACAATGGATGCAAGACCGCGGACTGGAATGGTTGTTCCGCTTGAGCACTGAGCCTCGGCGGCTGTGGCGCAGATATCTTTTGCTCAGTCCGGCATATCTATTTCTCATCGCCTGCCAATGGCTGGGCTTTCATTTTCACGCCACCGGAAAGCCACCGGCCAGTGAGGTTCTTTACGGTTGA